ggccagtggtggatgaacgcagtgcccttgtttgggtgtagggcctgatcagagcctgaaggtatggaggtgccgttcccttcacagctccgtaggcaatcaccatggtcttgtagcggatgcgagcttcaactggaagccagtggagagagcggaggagcggggtgacgtgagagaacttgggaaggttgaacaccagacgggctgcggcgttctggatgagttgtaggggtttaatggcacaggcagggagcccagccaacagcgagttgcagtaatccagacgggagatgacaagtgcctggattaggacctgcgccgcttcctgtgtgaggcagggtcgtactctgcgaatgttgtagggcatggacctacaggatcgggtcaccgccttgatgttagtggagaacgacagggtgttgtccaggatcacgccaaggttcttagcactctgggaggaggacacaagggagttgtcaaccgtgatggcgagatcatggaacgggcagtccttcccgggaggaagagcagctccgtcttcccgaggttcagcttgagctggtgatccgtcatccacactgatatgtctgacagacatgcagagatgcgattcgccgcctggttatcagaagggggaaaggagaagattaattgtgtgtcgtctgcatagcaatgataggagagaccatgtgaggatatgacagagccaagtgacttggtgtatagcgagaataggagagggcctagaacagagccctgggggacaccagtggtgagagcgcatggtgcggagacagattctcgccacgccacctggtaggagcgacctgtcaggtaggacgcaatccaagcgtgggccgcgccggagatgcccaactcggagagggtggagaggaggatctgatggttatTTGAGGTtaaaggtgagaggttagcatgttttgttgtagcctctgttattggtaatggtgagaggttagcatgttttgttgtagcctctgttattggtaatggtgagaggttagcatgttttgttgtagcctctgttattggtaatggtgagaggttagcatgttttgttgtagcctctattggtaatggtgagaggttagcatgttttgttgtagcctctattggtaatggtgagaggttagcatgttttgttgtatcctctgttattggtaatggtgagaggttagcatgttttgttgtagcctctgttattggtaatggtgagaggtcagcatgttttgttgtagcctctgttattggtaatggtgagaggttagcatgttttgttgtagcctctgttattggtaatggtgagaggttagcatgtttttttgtggcctctgtaactttctcactcattctgattcatgatttattcatgatttttttatgttatggctttagaaacatctggtaggctaattgacataatttggatgtatttcaaggcctaccttcaaactcagtgcctctttgcttgacatcatgggaaaatgaaaagaaatcagccaagatctcagaaaaaaaattgtagacctccacaagtatggttcatccttgggaacaatttccaaacaatttccatctgttcaaacaatagtacgcaagtctaaacaccatgggaccactcagccgccattccgctcaggaaggagtcgcgttctgtctcctagagattaacttactttggtgcaaatcaatcccacaacaacagcaaaggaccttgtgaagatgttggaggaaacaggtacaaaagtatctatatccacagtaaaacgagtcctatatcgacataatctgaaaggttgctcagcaaggatgaagccactgctcctaaaccaccataaaaaaagccagactacagtttgcaactgcacatggggacaaagatcgtacattttggagaaatgtcctctggtctgatgaaacaatacaagaactgtttggccataatgaccatcgttatgtttggaggaaaaaggggaagcttgcaagccaaagaacaccatcccaaacgtgaagcccgggggtggcagcatcatgttgtgggggtgttttgctgcaggagggactggtgcacttcacaaaatagatggcatcatgagggaggagaattatgtggatatattgatgcaacatctcaagacatcagtcaggaagttaaagcttggtcacaaatgggtcttccaaatggacaatgaccccaacgatacttccaaagttgtggcaaaatggcttaacctgttgggtctagggggcagcatttgcacgtctggataaaaaaaatgtacccgatttaatctggttactaatcctacccagtaactagaatatgcatatacttattatatatggatagaaaacactctaaagtttccaaaactgtttgaatggtgtctgtgagtataacagaactcatttggcaggcaaaaccctgagacattttctgacaggaagtggatacctgatgtgttgtattgactttaaagctatcccattgaaaaacacaggggtttaggaatattttggcacttcctattgcttccactagatgtcaccagcctttacaaagtgttttgagtcttctggagggagatctgaccgaacaagagccatggaacgatgatgtcccattagacacctggcgcgctacttcatgttgggtaccctcgttccaatacgttataaaaggctatgcattcgtccaccttgaatattattcatgttctggttaaaaaggccctaatgatttatgctatacaacgtttgacatgtttgaacgaacggaaatatattttttcccctcgttcatgacgagaagtccggctggcttacatcatgtgctaacgagacggagatttttggacataaatgatgagcttttttgaacaaaactacattcgttatggacctgtgatacctggaagtgacatctgatgaagagaatcaaaggtaatggattatttacatagtattttcgattttagatctccccaacatgacgtctagtctgtatcgcaacgcgtatttttctgggcacagtgctcagattattgcaaagtgtgatttcccagtaaggttatttttaaatctggcaagttgattgcgttcaaaagatgtaaatctataattctttaaatgacaatataatattttaccaatgttttctaattttaattatttaatttctgacgctgacttgactgccggttattggagggaaacgatttcctcaacatcaatgccatagtaaaacgctgtttttgtatataaatatgaacttgatagaactaaaaatgcatgcattgtctaacataatgtcctaggagtgtcatctgatggagattgtaaaaggttagtgtatcattttagctggttttatggttttggtgaccctgtctttgacttgacaaaacattacacacaactcttgtaaatgtactgtcctaacatactctaaatttatgctttcgccgtaaaacctttttgaaatcgtaaaacgtggttagattaaggagatgtttatctttcaaatggtgtaacatagttgtatttttgaaaaatttgaattttgacatttatttggattcaaatttgccgctcttgaaatgcacctgctgttgatggagtgcaccacaggtggcacgctagcgtcccacctagccccaagaggttaaggacaacaaagtcaaggtattggagtggccatcacaaagccctgacctcaatcctataggaaatttgtgggcagaactgaaaaagcgtgtgcgagcaagaggcctacaaacctgactcagttacaccagctcttgtcaggaagaatgggccaaaattcacccaacttattgtgggaagcttgtggaaggctacccgaaacgtttaacccaagttaaaccatttaaaggcaatgctaccaaatactaattgagtgtatgtaaacttctgacccactgggaatgtgatgaaagaaataaaagctgaaattaatcattctctctactattattctgacatttcacattcttaaaataaagtggtgatcctaactgacctaagacagggaatttttactaggattaaatgtcaggaattgtaaaaattgagtttaaatgtatttggctaaggtgtatgtaaacttctgaattcaactgtatgtattaaaataccctcaaataaaaggtgacattatatactgttacctcatatgaaacatttgatctgaaatccaaaatgttggagtttagagccacatttaaaatgttatcttcactgtcaaaatagatatggtgtggactgtatactcaatacaatctaaatctgatacctcactgtctgtcttttgactgatactgcttttaaactggtctgggcagtctactcaaatatttgtactatacatgtttctatctgcaggcaatactttgatcatttgtaatttataatatgatacattaatttatgaatagatatggaaggtttcaggacactgatatatctgaatatgttgaagaaatatactgccactattttcaccaccagagaatagcagtgtgattttaatatgatttgactctttgcaggctgtcaggctgtctagtcacagaggaaggctgtgcttctctggtctcagctctgaggtcaaacccctcacacctgagagagctggacctgagctacaatcacccaggagactcaggagtcagactgctctctgctggactggaggatccacactgcagactggagaaactcaagtatgtagagggtttatgtcaatgttcatatcagacatgttggacttttcaggctagttaatacaaacattctgaccaccacttggaaaaagttatatgctgtgtgtgtgtgtgtgtatttgtcctgtgtgtgtgtgtgtgtgtgtgtgtgtgtgtatttgtcctgtgtgtgtgtatttgacctgtgtatgtgtatttgtcctgtgtgtgtgtgtgtgtgtgtattagtcgtgtgtgtgtgtgtgtgtatttgtcctgtgtgtgtgtgtgtagtgtagtgtagtgtgtgtgtgtgtgtgtagtgtgtgtgtgtgtgtgtaacacacaggacatacaggacacacacacacacgatacacacacacacacacacacacacacactacacacacacacacacgacacacatacacacacaggacaaatacacacacacacacacacacacacaggacaaatacacacacacacagacacactacatagatacagacacattacagagacacagacacattacagagatacagacacattacatagatacagacacattacagagatacagacacattacagagatacagacacattacagatacagacacattacagatacagacacattacagagatacagacacattacatagatacagacacattacagagatacagacacattacagagatacagacacattacagagatacagacacattacagatacagacacattacagagatacagacacattacatagatacagacacattacatagatacagacacattacatagatacagacacattacagatatagaaacattacagagacacagacacattacagagatacagacacattacatagatacagacacattacagagatacattgGCTTAATTCtgatagcattgtgttgtgtgaccttGTTTCAGTGGTACTGGGTCAGAATGTCTGGAGTGTGACTTACACCAAGAAAAGTATCTGTGCcttgaaggggtcaacagtggaGCTGCACTGCTCTTATACATATCCCAGTGGTACAGTCACAACAACCCTCTGGTTCACTGAATCTGGGACTGGTAAAGAACCTAAAGATCTAGGTCAGGACCCAGAGTATGCAGGTCGTCTGGAGTGTCATGGAGATCAGAAGAATTGTCACACACTGAGgatcacagacctgagagagagtgaCTCTGCTGAGTACAAGTTCAGATTATTAACAGATCAGACCGGAGGGAAATATATTGGcagtcctggagtcactctgtctgtcacaggtacagttacGTACATTCAATATAGTTCAACtgttgaattccatttagttcaAGAAAATTGTCTTGGTTTGTATTTACAGTATCTGTCACTCATCTCACATCTATCTAGATAGTTGTAATGTGAGTGTGGTTCTGTATGTATGCTAAAGCATATGATGTGTGTGCTTCAGTGTATgctgtgattttagcatgtatgcTAATGAGAATGTTGTGTTAAAATCTGTTTAAATTGACTCTATTGAACCCAATACTTCCTGGAAAACAGTGGAAAGTATTACAGAGttgactatcctggctaaataaaTCAAATTCATTAATGAATGACTATAATTACCTTATAAAGGGCAGCTATACAGACACAAAGGAGGAGAATAATGATTTGTTTCCTCATACTCTAGATGTTGTGTTGGAGATGGATCCTACATCTGtgtcagagagggagaatgtCACACTGATATGTAGAACCAAATGTACACTGGACCCCATCACAGCCTACAGTTGGTATAAGAATGGACAGCCTATACCAAACAGCAacacctcctctcctgtctatagCCTATTCTCAGTCAGCAGTGAGGATACAGGCCGATACTCCTGTGCTGTAGAAGGCCATGAGGATCTCCCCTCTGCTGAAGAGACTCTCactgtcacatgtcagtacattgtGGGTTTCATTTGATATACTGATTATGTTGATTCTTGAATTGGGAATAGATTGTTTTCCATATGAATAAATATGAATAAATATTTTTGTGTGTAACATCCATTTCCTTGAATTTGTATTACCACCATATCATCAttctttttaattattatttttctgATTGTCTTTTACTCTGAATTAAATGATTTCAAACTCACCTGTAAAATGTAAACACAAATGTTGCTATAAATGAATCTGGTCTTCAACACCAGATGGTCCAAGGAAcacctcagtgtcagtcagtccctctggtgaaataatggagggcagttcagtgactctgacctgcagcagtgaatccaacccacctgtggacaaatacacctggtacaaGAAGAATGTTACCTCACCAAAAGCATCAGGACAGAGTTACAGCATCACTAACATCATctctgaggacagaggagaataCTACTGTGAGGCTGAGAATACAATAGCATCTAATAACTCTACAGCTCTGATGATCATTATAGCAGGTGAAGTTACATCTTCAATACTTCAATACAAAATGATGTTCAATAAGAAATGATGTTTCAAGGTAATCTTCTTCTAGTTTGCATCATTACACTTTGGTTTAAAACTATACATAGTCTTATACATACAAGTATTGCATTAATGTCCTGTATTGCAGTATATTAATTTTCAGTTCATAATAACATGTACTCATATCATCTATATTATCTTTTAGAGAACCAAACCTCAGTTCTAACTGCTGCTGTAGGAATCATAGTGGTTGTTCTGGGTGTCATACTGGCTTCATGTCTCTCTGGCTTCATGTGGTTCAGGTGAGTGAAAATGCATATtttaaagattatttcactttattATCTTCATTAatttgttcattcattcattcgttCATTTATAAAACAGGAAGAAGGCCTCCAAATCCACCTTTGACACAAGACACACAGCAGACGACGGACAGGTGAGTCTGTTCAGACAGATGGAAGATCATTTTTGTTGCTTTGTGGGAAATGTCCACTCTTCATGCTGTCTGTCCCCAGGTCTATTTAtattgtctgttctctctctccgtcagggAGACTCTAGTGCAGTGTATGGCAACATCTCAGGCATGGCCATGACCCCTGCTGCAGCACAGACAGTGGCCACCTTCGACCAGGAACAGGACGAGGATGTCCAGTAAGCTGCTGTGAAATTCAACCTCTCCAGTGCTGCCACCCTCTGAGCATATTCTACCATTACAACAACATAGAGTC
This genomic interval from Salmo salar unplaced genomic scaffold, Ssal_v3.1, whole genome shotgun sequence contains the following:
- the LOC123735858 gene encoding B-cell receptor CD22-like, with the translated sequence MVLGQNVWSVTYTKKSICALKGSTVELHCSYTYPSGTVTTTLWFTESGTGKEPKDLGQDPEYAGRLECHGDQKNCHTLRITDLRESDSAEYKFRLLTDQTGGKYIGSPGVTLSVTDVVLEMDPTSVSERENVTLICRTKCTLDPITAYSWYKNGQPIPNSNTSSPVYSLFSVSSEDTGRYSCAVEGHEDLPSAEETLTVTYGPRNTSVSVSPSGEIMEGSSVTLTCSSESNPPVDKYTWYKKNVTSPKASGQSYSITNIISEDRGEYYCEAENTIASNNSTALMIIIAENQTSVLTAAVGIIVVVLGVILASCLSGFMWFRKKASKSTFDTRHTADDGQGDSSAVYGNISGMAMTPAAAQTVATFDQEQDEDVQPTVEQAAEEDPSVLYSTVNKPRTKKT